The proteins below come from a single Drosophila suzukii chromosome X, CBGP_Dsuzu_IsoJpt1.0, whole genome shotgun sequence genomic window:
- the LOC108014262 gene encoding uncharacterized protein isoform X3, whose translation MDLRSWRKVLIQWVIECRFIEHNFITLEQSDLDAFFSIYVQKAQVAPVEDENALPAQPGERRSPLLNFLRDHYPEFSAHIDGRGQLVTSDYAYVYTLLLHYSCVKQPSVFIHSICKKLPELVQTCIANFFGQTLEQQLTRQFLRQSMNNVAVVYRQGVQISPSRPSCSTMSPELTIDTTPGTSSSTSSSPQPPSSTPQIRHRDRQRLQMSANEMLAPPTPRTELLEQRTRELRGVRAQLEVVSYEKTMLEEQQAEKEDLIKSLNKENMMAKSQLAKLKNAVQNGENADDSATDNVPNEFDHLKRSLLKEISQKEAIIAETNDKLQDLRAEKSELVEQLKTSGDKLLACVDRIRELEQRLEESSLIVSSREDTISSLERDKQELDRCLQEAREELHNRREVLNASSDLLNCSLSPNTTPENLGSSVVDKQLREKEHENAELREELQKQNTILLELSESVACFVEKHSIEPDPLADEKSPSVLSSISMIEMTFAAELAKNARLQKQCDSQTEHIADLHSRFQWSVESLDKQRVQLDEARARIDELEQEVAEANRSHAKHIRQMQDDHDHDTNVYHLENKRLIKLNDTLNEMVAKGDAHLAEIKEQLGEKERQIDDLGAQILDLRERNEWLGTKITLIDEERSSEASRSEKELRCHTYLRDKYNYCRSQLKDRIEDMDKLSRQLDASNWENACQRVLQLQSECESLKVTMESLNVYIKTRADEEQRLTSQRDELNIQNDFLNQQNGKLKEDSDYFLGRISSLLRADNSVNSLTSSIDSTTDEIGKRFRDIESLLEQHMKSFDETEARVNSLNDELADLQRRNAELTNENETLIAQKVQELGQLGEDIEKRNDVIKKQNDEIASLTKKISLLEKAVKKTQDKLAKAHVLVQSLSTAAINSIATIEPRLLKLGSISTYAGCTDAKDPAQFQSWMTQFVDIYDQMDASRQTLENRCVEASRKMDTLSQAKKRLEEQVQQLQNKSTNDQIPMLKQLNETINNLEMVNDKLTKDNLKLHDMNLELSESLMKSHKEVERRATKYVQLEAADRRKSSDLHDCRKKQDEQKAELKSMQEKMAALKETYEKQIEELKANCDQRSKEVEKEVDGSQDLQINLKESEDKVSKLVEEHKQLLKNTKDEHEKRCKELEKQLAEKDEEQSKLKALEEECQKRCQDIEKQLSDKESQSSELVKEHEEEVKTIKAELEEARYQEKELRLMDKELRETIQTHKQLLREATSDLQDSRLQEQSMRQTMETHKQLMMESGPSEELLILRNKLQEEEKLTKELRAKLEKQGSSEELLSLRNKLQEEEKLTNEFRAKVEKLESSEELLSLRNKLQEEEKLTHELRAKVENRESSEELLSLRNKLQAEEKLTNELREQLEHRESSGELLSLRNKLQAEEKLTNELREQLEHRESSGELLSLRNKLQAEEKLTNELRAQLENRESSEELLSLRNKLHEEEKLTNQLRAELQGSRPSEELLNLRNKLQEDEKLTNELRAQLENRESSEELLSLRNKLQEEEKLTNQLRAQLEERGSSEELLSLRNKLQEEEKLTNQLKAQLEKRGSNKELVSLRNKLQDEEKLTKQLRTMLEKRESSKELVSLRNKLQEEEKVTKQLRLKLEKQRKELSKAKADLEDLKSADKNLHSLQTKLKDEEELTHHLKEELSSAKDQLGGDASSTTELRKLYDNSKEELISLTNKLENEAKLMDQMKMLLDKQHKDLVQAKEQLKSAESSKEELLALQTKLQHEQKLTDQLKEELSKAKAELASNANRTTELNKLYQSSKQELLSLQTKLHDEQKLTDHLRDQLKDELDKLCGSSKEDLLSLQTQLQNEEKIRNLLKKKLFEKEEELKTTKSQLESNANRMAQVNGSSKEEMLVLRNKLQDQENLSHQLNAELAKQQELLSTANAQLESYAELEALFDGSKDEVARLWNIIHKEEKLSEQLRAEMKDQADAHQKEVDSLKLARDSILPEIQVVKGRMVKAEREYQVSLATLEDQIETLDERNKQAEVECLSAKERIKELESSCKAKEDQLLQAELLNDRLALEISCHKGEVEILNQQLAKKDEEMAELRNFAERIQKLGQQDMDELQQRLDSEMVKRQKAEDQLAAASERLTDLVQELDGTRLVHDACQYELEEKTREIETLRAESTDRIRSYKERLEALSQQLAQCNDDLAELRSANESRSQSPKDLGATYSKADAPEADSNLGQLRQEAVRNSKLALDCQILQAKYRDAKDEIQRCEQKIKDQRLEMEGKLDKMKTKMRSLYTAEVTRMKEKQERDAAKSASEMEALTAQNAKYEEHTRKLSNQIVRLNEKILEQQKQHAIISTKLRHLQMQPVCEAKPTTATITVSSSSSTAATEDWQPFKRPNAPSSNLAMEDEEGEVFNNTYLTDLKLGRVPTDMTAEELIYRNSLQPPHLKSTYAAQYDLGSQDEDLKDGPHSLDDSMSALLSSSSTGTRKKSMGTHYKRPGPPTPSKNGGRLSFGSSEPPREILREFGDHHNNTSKTPARFKFLTQRFSVGSSGLPRDENSPPKRRLSNMFKRK comes from the exons ATGGATCTGCGCAGCTGGCGTAAGGTCCTTATCCAGTGG GTCATCGAGTGTCGCTTCATTGAACACAACTTCATCACATTGGAGCAGTCTGACCTCGATGCCTTCTTCTCGATTTACGTGCAAAAGGCCCAGGTGGCGCCGGTGGAGGATGAGAACGCGCTGCCGGCCCAGCCCGGGGAGCGCCGCTCCCCCCTGCTGAACTTCCTAAGAG ATCATTATCCAGAGTTCAGTGCCCACATAGATGGCCGTGGCCAACTTGTGACCTCGGACTACGCGTACGTCTACACACTGCTCCTGCATTACTCGTGCGTGAAGCAACCCAGCGTGTTCATCCACAGCATCTGCAAGAAGCTGCCGGAGCTAGTGCAGACTTGCATCGCCAACTTCTTCGGCCAGACGTTGGAGCAGCAGCTGACGCGTCAATTTCTACGCCAGTCAATGAACAATGTGGCTGTGGTTTACCGCCAGGGCGTCCAGATCAGCCCCAGTCGTCCGAGCTGCAGCACCATGAGTCCCGAGCTAACCATTGACACCACACCGGGCACATCCTCGTCCACATCCTCATCGCCTCAGCCGCCGAGCAGCACGCCACAGATCCGTCATCGCGATCGCCAGCGCCTCCAGATGTCCGCCAACGAAATGCTAGCTCCGCCCACACCCAGAACCGAGCTGCTGGAGCAGCGCACCCGGGAGCTGCGCGGTGTTCGCgcccagctggaggtggtgtcTTACGAGAAGACCATGCTCGAGGAGCAGCAAGCGGAGAAGGAGGACCTGATTAAATCGCTAAACAAAG AAAACATGATGGCCAAGAGTCAACTGGCCAAGCTCAAGAACGCCGTCCAGAATGGTGAGAATGCCGACGATTCCGCGACCGACAACGTGCCAAATGAGTTCGATCAT TTGAAGCGAAGCCTGTTGAAGGAAATCAGCCAAAAGGAGGCCATTATAGCCGAGACTAACGATAAGCTACAGGATTTGCGCGCCGAAAAATCCGAGTTGGTCGAGCAG CTTAAAACGTCCGGGGACAAACTCCTCGCGTGCGTGGACAGAATCCGGGAGCTGGAACAGCGCCTGGAGGAATCCAGCCTGATTGTATCTTCCAGAGAAGATACAATCAGCTCCCTGGAGCGCGACAAGCAGGAGCTGGATCGTTGTCTACAGGAAGCGCGCGAGGAGTTACACAACCGACGTGAGGTTCTCAATGCGTCCTCGGACTTGCTCAACTGTTCCCTGTCCCCAAACACCACGCCCGAGAATCTGGGCAGCTCTGTGGTCGACAAGCAGCTGCGCGAGAAGGAGCACGAGAACGCCGAGCTGAGGGAAGAGCTGCAGAAGCAGAACACTATCTTGCTGGAGCTAAGCGAGAGTGTGGCTTGCTTCGTCGAGAAGCACAGCATCGAGCCTGACCCTCTGGCAGACGAGAAGTCCCCATCAGTGTTGTCCAGCATTTCTATGATCGAGATGACATTTGCGGCGGAGCTGGCCAAGAATGCCCGACTACAGAAGCAGTGCGACAGTCAGACCGAGCATATCGCCGATCTTCACTCGAGGTTCCAGTGGTCAGTCGAATCTCTGGATAAACAGAGAGTACAGTTGGACGAGGCCAGGGCCAGGATTGATGAGCTTGAGCAGGAAGTTGCGGAAGCAAATCGTAGTCATGCCAAGCACATTCGTCAAATGCAGGATGATCACGATCACGACACTAACGTGTACCACTTGGAGAACAAGAGGCTAATTAAACTCAACGATACGCTCAATGAGATGGTGGCCAAGGGAGACGCACATCTGGCCGAGATAAAGGAGCAGCTTGGCGAGAAAGAGCGTCAGATAGACGATTTGGGTGCTCAAATCTTGGATCTGCGCGAGCGGAATGAGTGGCTCGGAACTAAGATCACGCTGATCGATGAGGAGCGAAGCAGCGAGGCAAGCCGTTCGGAGAAGGAGCTGCGCTGTCATACGTACTTGCGTGACAAGTATAACTATTGTCGAAGCCAGCTTAAGGATAGGATCGAGGACATGGATAAGTTGTCCCGCCAACTGGATGCGTCCAACTGGGAGAACGCGTGTCAACGAGTGCTCCAGTTGCAGTCTGAATGCGAATCCCTCAAGGTGACAATGGAATCGCTAAACGTGTACATAAAGACAAGGGCGGATGAGGAGCAGCGTCTCACCAGCCAACGGGATGAGCTCAATATCCAAAACGATTTTCTGAACCAGCAGAACGGCAAGTTAAAGGAGGATTCAGACTATTTTCTGGGCCGCATCTCTAGCCTCTTAAGAGCCGATAACTCTGTGAATTCCCTGACATCCTCCATCGACTCGACAACGGACGAAATTGGCAAGCGGTTCCGTGATATTGAATCGTTGCTCGAGCAGCACATGAAATCGTTTGATGAGACTGAGGCGAGGGTGAATAGTTTGAACGATGAGTTGGCAGATCTTCAGCGACGCAATGCAGAGCTTACCAATGAGAACGAGACACTGATTGCCCAGAAGGTCCAAGAACTGGGTCAACTGGGTGAGGATATTGAAAAACGGAATGACGTGATTAAAAAACAGAATGACGAGATCGCCAGTCTTACCAAAAAGATTTCCCTGTTAGAAAAGGCTGTGAAAAAAACTCAGGACAAGCTGGCGAAGGCTCATGTGTTGGTACAAAGCTTAAGTACGGCAGCCATCAATTCTATTGCCACCATTGAGCCTCGTCTTTTGAAATTGGGTTCAATCTCTACTTATGCGGGATGCACTGATGCAAAAGACCCCGCGCAATTCCAATCTTGGATGACCCAGTTTGTCGACATCTATGACCAAATGGATGCCAGTCGCCAGACTCTGGAAAACCGCTGCGTTGAGGCCTCGAGGAAAATGGATACGCTTAGCCAGGCCAAGAAGCGATTGGAGGAGCAGGTGCAGCAACTGCAGAATAAGTCGACTAACGATCAGATCCCTATGCTAAAGCAACTCAACGAAACCATCAACAACCTGGAGATGGTGAACGACAAGCTGACCAAGGACAACCTTAAGCTTCATGACATGAATCTAGAGTTGAGTGAGAGTCTGATGAAGTCCCACAAAGAGGTGGAACGTCGCGCGACCAAATACGTCCAGCTGGAGGCTGCGGATAGGCGGAAGTCCAGCGATCTGCACGATTGCCGGAAGAAGCAAGATGAACAGAAAGCGGAACTGAAGTCCATGCAGGAAAAAATGGCCGCGTTAAAGGAAACTTATGAAAAACAGATTGAAGAACTGAAAGCTAACTGTGATCAGCGGTCCAAGGAAGTTGAGAAAGAGGTGGATGGAAGCCAGGACTTGCAAATAAACCTAAAGGAAAGTGAGGACAAGGTATCGAAACTAGTGGAAGAGCACAAGCAACTGTTGAAGAACACGAAAGATGAGCACGAAAAGCGTTGCAAAGAGCTAGAGAAGCAGTTGGCCGAAAAGGATGAAGAGCAGTCAAAGTTGAAGGCTTTGGAAGAAGAATGTCAAAAGCGCTGCCAAGACATCGAGAAGCAGCTGTCCGACAAGGAGTCCCAGTCCTCGGAGTTGGTCAAAGAGCACGAAGAAGAAGTTAAGACAATCAAAGCGGAGCTGGAGGAGGCTCGCTACCAGGAGAAGGAGTTGCGCCTAATGGACAAAGAGCTGCGCGAGACCATACAGACCCACAAGCAACTATTAAGGGAAGCTACTTCCGATCTGCAGGATTCTCGCCTTCAGGAGCAGAGCATGCGCCAAACTATGGAGACCCACAAGCAACTAATGATGGAATCGGGTCCCAGCGAGGAGCTCCTCATTTTGCGTAATAAGCTGCAGGAGGAAGAAAAGCTTACGAAAGAGCTCAGAGCAAAGCTAGAGAAGCAGGGATCCAGCGAGGAGCTTCTCAGTTTGCGCAATAAGCTCCAGGAGGAAGAGAAGCTTACGAATGAGTTCAGAGCAAAGGTAGAGAAGCTAGAATCCAGCGAGGAGCTTCTCAGTTTGCGTAATAAGCTCCAGGAAGAGGAGAAGCTTACGCATGAGCTCAGGGCAAAGGTAGAGAACCGAGAATCCAGCGAAGAGCTTCTCAGCTTGCGCAATAAGCTCCAGGCGGAAGAGAAGCTTACGAATGAGCTCAGGGAACAACTTGAGCACCGAGAATCCAGCGGGGAGCTGCTCAGCTTGCGCAATAAGCTTCAGGCGGAAGAGAAGCTTACGAACGAGCTCAGGGAACAACTTGAGCACCGAGAATCCAGCGGGGAGCTGCTCAGCTTGCGCAATAAGCTCCAGGCGGAAGAGAAGCTTACGAACGAGCTCAGGGCACAGCTGGAGAATCGAGAATCCAGCGAGGAGCTGCTTAGCTTGCGCAATAAGCTCCATGAGGAAGAGAAGCTTACAAACCAACTAAGAGCAGAGCTGCAGGGGTCACGACCCAGCGAGGAGCTTCTCAATTTGCGTAATAAGCTCCAGGAAGATGAGAAACTTACGAATGAGCTTAGGGCACAACTGGAGAATCGAGAATCCAGCGAGGAGCTGCTCAGCTTGCGCAATAAGCTCCAGGAGGAAGAGAAGCTTACGAACCAACTAAGAGCACAGCTGGAGGAGCGAGGATCCAGCGAGGAGCTTCTCAGCTTGCGTAATAAGCTCCAGGAGGAAGAGAAACTTACGAATCAGCTCAAGGCGCAGCTAGAGAAGCGAGGGTCCAACAAGGAGCTTGTCAGCTTGCGTAATAAGCTTCAGGACGAAGAAAAGCTTACTAAGCAGCTCAGGACAATGCTAGAGAAGAGAGAATCCAGCAAGGAGTTGGTCAGTTTGCGTAATAAGCTCCAAGAGGAAGAGAAGGTTACTAAGCAGCTCAGGCTGAAGCTAGAGAAGCAACGTAAAGAACTGAGTAAGGCCAAGGCGGACCTGGAGGACTTGAAAAGCGCCGATAAGAATTTGCACAGTCTACAAACCAAACTTAAGGACGAAGAGGAGCTTACTCATCATCTTAAGGAGGAGCTGAGCTCGGCTAAGGACCAGCTCGGAGGCGATGCAAGCAGTACTACTGAACTAAGAAAACTGTACGACAACTCCAAGGAGGAGCTGATCAGTTTGACTAACAAGCTCGAGAACGAAGCGAAGCTTATGGATCAGATGAAAATGTTGctagacaagcaacacaaagATCTGGTCCAGGCCAAGGAGCAGCTCAAGAGCGCCGAGAGCTCCAAGGAGGAACTGCTGGCTCTCCAAACCAAACTTCAGCATGAACAGAAACTTACGGATCAGCTTAAGGAGGAGCTGAGCAAGGCCAAGGCCGAACTCGCAAGCAATGCAAATAGAACGACGGAACTAAATAAATTGTATCAGAGCTCCAAGCAGGAGCTGCTCAGTCTACAAACCAAACTTCATGACGAACAGAAACTTACGGATCATCTTAGGGATCAGCTTAAGGACGAACTGGATAAATTGTGTGGCAGCTCCAAGGAGGATCTGCTCAGTTTACAAACTCAGCTCCAGAACGAAGAGAAGATCAGGAATCTGCTCAAGAAGAAGCTGTTCGAGAAAGAGGAAGAGCTAAAAACGACAAAGTCCCAACTCGAAAGCAATGCAAATCGCATGGCGCAAGTAAATGGAAGCTCCAAGGAGGAGATGCTCGTCTTGCGTAATAAGCTCCAGGACCAGGAGAATCTAAGTCATCAGCTCAATGCTGAGCTGGCCAAGCAGCAGGAGCTGCTCAGCACAGCCAATGCCCAACTCGAAAGCTACGCAGAACTGGAAGCGTTGTTTGACGGCTCGAAGGATGAGGTGGCAAGGCTTTGGAATATAATTCATAAGGAAGAAAAGCTTTCGGAACAGCTCAGAGCAGAGATGAAGGATCAGGCCGATGCTCACCAGAAGGAAGTGGATAGTTTGAAACTAGCAAGGGATTCCATACTGCCTGAGATCCAAGTGGTTAAGGGGCGAATGGTGAAGGCCGAGCGCGAGTACCAGGTCAGTCTGGCCACCCTGGAGGACCAAATCGAAACGTTGGATGAGCGCAACAAACAGGCCGAAGTTGAGTGTCTCTCTGCCAAAGAGCGGATCAAAGAACTGGAGTCAAGTTGCAAGGCCAAGGAGGATCAGCTCTTGCAAGCCGAGCTCTTGAACGATCGCCTGGCGCTCGAGATTAGCTGCCACAAAGGGGAGGTGGAAATACTAAACCAACAGCTGGCAAAGAAAGATGAAGAGATGGCTGAATTGCGCAATTTCGCTGAGCGTATCCAGAAGCTGGGGCAGCAGGATATGGACGAGTTGCAGCAACGTTTGGATAGCGAGATGGTCAAACGCCAAAAGGCCGAGGATCAGTTGGCCGCAGCCAGCGAACGGCTAACCGATCTTGTCCAGGAATTGGACGGAACACGACTCGTCCACGATGCCTGTCAATACGAACTGGAGGAGAAGACGCGCGAGATTGAAACCCTTCGTGCCGAGTCGACGGACCGCATTCGTTCCTATAAGGAGCGCCTGGAAGCCTTATCACAGCAGCTGGCCCAATGCAATGACGACCTGGCCGAGCTGAGGTCGGCCAACGAGAGCCGATCGCAGAGTCCAAAAGATCTCGGTGCCACTTACAGCAAGGCGGATGCCCCGGAAGCAGACTCCAATCTCGGCCAGCTGCGTCAGGAGGCGGTGCGAAACAGCAAGCTTGCGCTGGACTGCCAGATCCTGCAGGCCAAGTATCGCGACGCCAAGGATGAGATCCAGCGCTGCGAGCAGAAGATCAAGGACCAGCGTCTCGAGATGGAGGGCAAGTTGGACAAGATGAAGACCAAGATG CGCTCCTTGTACACGGCGGAGGTGACCCGCATGAAGGAGAAGCAGGAACGGGATGCGGCCAAGAGTGCGTCCGAGATGGAGGCCCTCACAGCCCAG AATGCCAAGTACGAAGAGCACACGCGCAAGCTGTCCAATCAGATTGTCCGGCTGAACGAGAAAATCCTCGAGCAACAGAAGCAGCATGCCATCATCAGCACCAAGTTGCGCCATCTGCAGATGCAGCCAGTGTGCGAGGCGAAGCCTACCACTGCCACGATAACCGTTTCCTCCAGCTCCTCGACGGCGGCCACCGAGGATTGGCAGCCCTTCAAGCGGCCCAATGCCCCGTCCTCCAATCTGGCCATGGAGGATGAGGAGGGCGAGGTGTTCAACAACACCTACCTGACGGACCTCAAACTGGGACGTGTTCCCACGGACATGAC GGCTGAGGAGTTGATCTATAGGAACTCGCTGCAGCCGCCACACCTGAAGAGCACTTATGCCGCCCAGTACGATCTGGGCAGCCAGGACGAAGATCTTAAA GACGGACCCCATAGTCTGGATGACAGCATGAGTGCCCTGCTGAGCTCCTCGAGCACTGGGACGCGCAAGAAGTCCATGGGCACCCACTACAAGCGGCCGGGACCGCCCACGCCGAGCAAGAACGGCGGCAGGTTGTCCTTTGGCAGCTCGGAGCCGCCGCGCGAGATCCTGCGGGAATTCGGCGACCATCACAACAACACCTCCAAGACGCCGGCGCGCTTCAAGTTCCTCACGCAGCGCTTCAGCGTTGGCAGCAGCGGTCTGCCCCGGGATGAG AACTCGCCGCCCAAGCGTCGCCTCAGCAACATGTTCAAGCGCAAGTAG